Proteins from a single region of Pseudopedobacter saltans DSM 12145:
- a CDS encoding c-type cytochrome, whose protein sequence is MNRTIITTAILLATVLLIGSCGGGNTTSESKNTVAEQATSTTGKPDYDPSRGEGKFNDSNVKAGPLDATLAARGKAIAATKCNSCHKQTGEKLVGPGWKGVTERRSLPWIMNFITNPDQMIDKDPELQAQLEICLVRMPNQNLSDDEARSIVEYMRQNDGIK, encoded by the coding sequence ATGAACAGGACAATTATCACAACCGCTATTTTGTTGGCTACTGTTTTATTAATTGGTTCTTGTGGCGGGGGCAATACTACCTCGGAATCAAAAAACACCGTGGCTGAACAAGCTACATCTACAACGGGTAAACCTGATTACGATCCTTCCAGAGGAGAAGGAAAGTTTAATGATTCCAACGTGAAAGCCGGACCACTAGACGCTACTTTGGCGGCTCGGGGAAAAGCTATTGCTGCCACCAAATGCAACTCCTGCCATAAACAAACTGGGGAAAAACTGGTTGGACCAGGCTGGAAAGGTGTTACCGAACGCAGAAGTCTGCCATGGATCATGAACTTTATTACCAATCCTGATCAGATGATAGATAAAGATCCTGAACTACAGGCACAACTGGAAATATGTCTGGTACGTATGCCAAATCAGAATCTGTCTGATGATGAGGCCAGAAGCATAGTAGAGTACATGCGTCAAAACGATGGTATAAAATAA